Proteins encoded in a region of the Candidatus Moanabacter tarae genome:
- the rph gene encoding Ribonuclease PH codes for MTAITYSRSDQRRYDQLRQVTIAPGIAPNATASVLISFGKTQLICAATMEQALPKWMMNQNVRGGWITAEYSMLPYSTLSRKTRDSTRGKIDGRSIEIQRLIGRSIRAVANLKSLSGYTLWLDCDVLQADGGTRTAAISGAYVAAKLATKKLLEDGNIKEDPFLDSVSGVSVGLVEGSALLDLNYAEDKRASVDFNVVMTGNGKFVELQGAGEEATFSQKELDSLIELAGTGISRITEIQRKVIQAR; via the coding sequence ATGACCGCCATCACTTATTCCAGGTCCGATCAGCGACGATACGATCAATTGCGACAGGTTACGATTGCTCCTGGGATCGCTCCCAATGCAACTGCTTCCGTCCTCATCTCTTTTGGAAAAACGCAACTGATCTGTGCTGCAACCATGGAACAGGCTCTCCCAAAATGGATGATGAATCAGAATGTTAGAGGAGGTTGGATCACAGCAGAATACTCAATGCTTCCTTACAGCACTTTGAGTCGAAAAACCCGTGATAGTACTCGAGGTAAAATCGACGGGCGGTCGATTGAGATCCAACGATTGATCGGAAGGTCGATTCGGGCCGTAGCAAATCTTAAGAGCCTATCCGGATATACCCTTTGGTTGGACTGCGATGTACTCCAGGCTGATGGAGGCACTCGCACGGCAGCAATAAGCGGAGCTTATGTCGCTGCCAAATTGGCGACTAAGAAACTGTTAGAGGATGGGAATATAAAAGAAGATCCCTTCCTAGACTCCGTTTCGGGAGTCAGCGTCGGGCTGGTTGAAGGAAGTGCACTTCTTGACCTAAACTACGCCGAGGACAAAAGAGCATCAGTTGACTTTAACGTGGTCATGACAGGGAACGGGAAATTCGTGGAACTCCAAGGAGCGGGAGAGGAGGCGACTTTTTCCCAGAAGGAACTCGATTCACTGATCGAACTTGCGGGCACTGGAATCAGCCGCATCACTGAAATCCAGAGAAAAGTGATCCAGGCCCGATAA
- the ispG gene encoding 4-hydroxy-3-methylbut-2-en-1-yl diphosphate synthase (ferredoxin) yields MTSRKEVLSPYCASRYIARRRTSREVSVGDVSIGGDNPIRIQSMTTTPTQDVFATVKQTIALVEAGCEIVRITAQNITAAKSLKEIRRQLHLARVNVPLVADIHFIPSAAMEAAEHVEKVRINPGNYSDQKKFVLREYSDKQYDNELGRLYEDFSPIVLKCRDLGRSMRIGTNHGSLSDRIMNRYGDTPLGMVESALEFIRIAESHSFKNIILSMKSSNPKVMIEAYRLVVSKMSAEGMNYPLHLGVTEAGDGDDARIKSAIGIGGLLFDGLGDTIRVSLTEDPVNEIPVAKDLAEKAWRLWESNRKTTLSGQTEDPVDPFSYTRRKARAIELNSGISVGANKPPSVIVAARKPPSRFREILEDVERTHTELKEARIEGLLVDIASAEDLADVLDLSESLNKKVPFLVLSIDSQISGVELNAVDWPKCDGFIISSRFSSIEKKRFADYADFCEQNNLRLALDIEPDDLPAFAPFFAKSGTSNFIFTVSIPSPNTHPIGNYRALASHLLKLGIEAPIWIRNTQENSIDCRGYFGDRLLEAAILTGALLCDGIGDIISVELEPDLPRATSLAYNILQGARARISKTEYVACPSCGRTLFDLQSTTQKVRSMTDHLKGVTIAVMGCIVNGPGEMADADFGYVGGAPGKINLYVGKKCVEYHIPAEDAVERLINLIKKEQKWIDPPAELSTKIVVS; encoded by the coding sequence ATGACCAGTAGGAAAGAAGTTTTATCCCCTTATTGTGCATCACGGTATATCGCCCGGCGTAGGACTTCTAGGGAAGTCTCAGTCGGAGACGTCTCCATAGGGGGCGATAATCCCATACGAATCCAGTCGATGACGACAACCCCGACCCAGGATGTTTTCGCTACTGTGAAGCAGACTATCGCTTTAGTTGAAGCTGGCTGTGAGATCGTGCGAATTACAGCACAGAACATCACAGCTGCTAAATCCTTGAAGGAAATTCGACGTCAGCTGCATCTCGCTAGGGTGAATGTTCCCCTTGTTGCCGACATCCATTTTATTCCATCCGCCGCCATGGAAGCCGCGGAACACGTCGAAAAGGTACGAATTAATCCCGGAAACTACTCGGACCAGAAGAAATTTGTCCTTCGAGAGTACTCAGATAAACAATACGATAATGAACTAGGACGTCTCTACGAAGACTTCTCGCCGATTGTCTTAAAATGTAGGGACCTGGGCCGATCGATGCGAATAGGAACTAATCACGGTTCACTTTCCGATCGGATCATGAATCGGTACGGCGATACACCTCTAGGAATGGTCGAGTCAGCCCTTGAATTTATTCGTATAGCTGAGTCTCACAGCTTCAAAAATATCATCTTGTCGATGAAGTCCAGCAATCCAAAGGTGATGATTGAAGCCTATCGATTGGTAGTATCTAAAATGTCAGCCGAGGGCATGAATTATCCTCTCCATCTAGGGGTTACAGAAGCCGGAGATGGGGATGATGCTCGCATTAAGAGTGCGATCGGAATCGGAGGCCTGCTTTTTGATGGGCTAGGCGACACTATTAGGGTCTCGCTTACCGAAGATCCTGTGAACGAGATACCAGTCGCTAAAGATCTCGCTGAAAAAGCTTGGAGACTTTGGGAATCGAACCGCAAAACAACCTTATCAGGACAGACCGAAGATCCAGTGGATCCGTTTTCTTATACCCGGAGAAAGGCTAGGGCAATCGAGCTCAACTCGGGAATCTCCGTAGGAGCCAATAAACCTCCTAGCGTGATTGTAGCAGCAAGAAAACCGCCTTCGAGGTTTAGGGAAATCCTGGAAGACGTAGAACGTACCCACACGGAACTAAAGGAAGCGAGGATTGAAGGTTTACTTGTAGATATTGCCTCTGCCGAAGATCTGGCAGATGTTTTGGATTTATCGGAATCCCTTAATAAAAAGGTTCCATTTCTGGTTCTCTCCATCGACAGTCAAATTTCCGGAGTGGAACTTAACGCAGTAGATTGGCCCAAATGTGATGGCTTCATAATTAGCTCGAGGTTTTCTTCCATCGAGAAAAAACGGTTTGCCGATTACGCAGATTTCTGCGAACAGAATAACCTGCGCCTCGCACTGGACATTGAGCCTGATGATTTGCCTGCTTTCGCTCCGTTTTTTGCCAAATCAGGTACCTCGAATTTTATCTTCACCGTTTCCATTCCAAGTCCAAACACGCATCCGATTGGCAACTATCGCGCTTTGGCTAGTCATCTCCTTAAACTTGGAATCGAAGCTCCCATATGGATTCGCAACACCCAAGAAAACAGTATCGACTGTCGAGGCTATTTTGGCGATCGGCTGCTCGAGGCGGCTATCCTAACCGGCGCTCTTCTCTGTGACGGCATCGGAGATATTATTAGTGTTGAACTTGAACCCGATCTGCCCAGGGCAACCTCATTAGCTTATAATATCCTTCAGGGAGCCCGGGCGAGAATCTCAAAAACGGAATACGTTGCTTGTCCTAGCTGCGGTCGCACGCTGTTCGATCTTCAATCGACAACTCAAAAAGTGAGGTCAATGACGGACCATCTCAAGGGAGTTACGATCGCAGTCATGGGTTGCATTGTAAACGGTCCAGGAGAAATGGCGGATGCGGACTTCGGTTACGTCGGAGGCGCCCCAGGCAAAATCAACCTTTACGTGGGTAAGAAATGTGTCGAATACCACATCCCTGCAGAAGACGCCGTAGAAAGACTTATTAATCTCATTAAAAAGGAGCAAAAGTGGATCGATCCCCCTGCGGAATTATCTACTAAAATTGTCGTTTCTTAG
- the sucD gene encoding Succinate--CoA ligase [ADP-forming] subunit alpha, which translates to MSILVSKETRAVVQGITGKTGAFHSRQCIEYASTIVAGVTPGKAGQKFDNSIPIFDSVHDAVLQEGANTSLIFVPPPFASDSILEAIDASIDLVVCITEGIPVRDMMIIKSKLSRSSTRLIGPNCPGIITPGECKMGIMPGYIHHPGKIGVVSRSGTLTYEAVWQLTSRGHGQSTCIGIGGDPIIGTTHTDALRLFNEDPDTEAIIMIGEIGGNAEEDAAAFIGENVDKPVAAFIAGMTAPPGRRMGHAGAIVSGGSGTAQAKVEALQNAGIAVAETPSEIADTLLKIYPG; encoded by the coding sequence ATGAGTATTCTGGTCAGCAAAGAAACGCGCGCGGTTGTCCAAGGCATCACTGGGAAGACCGGGGCCTTCCACTCCCGTCAGTGTATCGAATATGCCTCAACAATCGTAGCCGGTGTCACCCCAGGAAAGGCGGGGCAGAAATTTGACAATTCCATACCCATATTCGATTCTGTTCATGATGCAGTTCTCCAGGAAGGCGCTAACACATCGCTGATCTTTGTACCCCCCCCATTCGCAAGCGACTCCATTCTTGAAGCGATTGATGCAAGCATCGATCTTGTGGTCTGCATAACCGAAGGAATACCAGTGCGAGACATGATGATAATAAAATCAAAGTTGTCTCGAAGCAGTACTCGCCTAATCGGGCCTAACTGCCCCGGTATCATCACTCCTGGAGAGTGTAAGATGGGTATCATGCCCGGTTACATCCACCACCCCGGTAAAATAGGAGTGGTCTCCCGTTCTGGAACTCTGACCTACGAAGCAGTCTGGCAACTTACCAGTCGCGGACACGGACAAAGTACCTGCATAGGCATCGGTGGTGATCCTATCATTGGCACCACCCATACCGACGCCCTCCGCCTTTTCAACGAAGATCCCGATACCGAAGCAATCATTATGATAGGTGAAATCGGTGGGAATGCCGAAGAAGATGCCGCTGCCTTCATCGGGGAAAATGTAGATAAGCCAGTCGCAGCTTTTATCGCTGGAATGACGGCCCCTCCAGGCCGACGCATGGGCCACGCCGGCGCAATCGTCTCGGGCGGCAGCGGCACTGCCCAGGCTAAAGTCGAGGCCCTCCAGAATGCCGGCATTGCTGTCGCAGAAACGCCATCGGAAATTGCTGACACCTTACTGAAGATTTATCCAGGCTAA
- the sucC gene encoding Succinate--CoA ligase [ADP-forming] subunit beta — protein MNIHEYQAKGLLEDFGVPIPKGIAIHHQEKIEETLRKFPTVPVVVKAQIHAGGRGKGKFKDGFEGGVHITSSKNEAAEVAVRMLGNTLVTHQTGPSGKIVGTIYFNEAIEIKKEYYIAVLLDRNTAQPVIIASTEGGVEIEKIAAETPEKIIRVMVDPALGLQAFQARQIAAGLGFHGDSFHQMVGITHSLYNLFFEKEASLVEINPLIANANGSLQALDAKISFDDNALYRHPEILEMRDLNEEDAKEVEASKFSLNYIALDGNIACMVNGAGLAMATMDIIKYYGGSPANFLDVGGSADEKQVEKAFRIILSDQSVKGILVNIFGGIIKCDVIAQGIIAAAKSVKISVPLVVRLEGTNVKQGKALLEKSSLQIVPADSLSSATRKIVKLVAV, from the coding sequence ATGAATATTCACGAATATCAGGCTAAAGGCCTCCTCGAAGATTTCGGTGTACCGATACCAAAAGGTATTGCAATTCACCATCAGGAAAAAATTGAAGAGACTCTGCGCAAATTTCCCACCGTTCCAGTAGTGGTCAAGGCCCAGATTCACGCTGGCGGTCGAGGGAAAGGAAAGTTTAAAGATGGATTCGAAGGCGGCGTACACATTACGTCGTCCAAGAACGAAGCTGCAGAAGTTGCCGTACGAATGCTCGGCAATACGCTTGTCACACATCAAACCGGTCCATCCGGTAAAATCGTTGGTACCATTTACTTCAACGAAGCCATTGAGATAAAAAAGGAATATTACATTGCTGTCCTTCTCGATCGAAACACAGCTCAACCAGTTATTATTGCATCGACTGAAGGTGGGGTTGAGATTGAGAAAATAGCTGCGGAAACCCCCGAGAAAATTATACGTGTAATGGTTGATCCAGCCCTTGGCCTCCAAGCATTCCAAGCAAGACAAATAGCTGCAGGACTTGGCTTCCATGGCGACTCTTTCCACCAAATGGTCGGAATAACCCATTCTCTGTATAATCTCTTCTTCGAAAAAGAAGCTTCCCTAGTGGAAATCAATCCTCTGATCGCTAATGCGAATGGAAGCCTACAGGCACTAGATGCCAAAATCAGTTTCGATGACAACGCTCTTTACCGGCATCCAGAGATTCTCGAAATGCGGGATCTTAATGAAGAGGATGCCAAAGAGGTGGAAGCCTCTAAATTTTCCCTTAACTATATCGCATTAGACGGGAATATAGCATGCATGGTGAACGGTGCCGGACTTGCTATGGCTACGATGGACATTATAAAATACTATGGGGGAAGCCCAGCAAACTTTCTCGACGTCGGGGGGAGCGCTGATGAAAAACAAGTTGAAAAAGCTTTTCGGATCATCCTCTCAGATCAGAGTGTTAAAGGAATCCTCGTCAATATTTTTGGCGGCATCATAAAATGTGATGTCATTGCGCAAGGTATCATCGCCGCAGCTAAGTCTGTTAAAATTTCTGTTCCTCTTGTCGTCCGACTCGAGGGAACCAACGTGAAACAAGGGAAAGCTCTTCTTGAAAAAAGTAGCCTGCAAATCGTTCCAGCTGATAGCCTCAGTTCGGCCACACGCAAGATCGTCAAATTAGTTGCGGTCTAA